One part of the Streptomyces ferrugineus genome encodes these proteins:
- a CDS encoding MFS transporter, giving the protein MNATPTTAGSADASGRPVRLGLRENWLQFTLLVIVNVCVGGLVGLERTTVPLIGSETFGLTSDLAVFSFIIAFGLTKAMTNLAAGALTARFRRKRLLLTGWLLGIPVPFVLAWAPSWGWIVAANVLLGLNQGLTWSMTVNMKIDLVGPARRGLATGLNEAAGYTAVGVTALLTGYLATAYGLRPVPELIGVVFVAAGLGLSLVVRDTAAHVALELARHTKPLPGDEDTGLKATFARTSWQHRSLRGASQAGLVNNLNDGLTWGVFPLLFTEHGLGLAAVGLIKGLYPILWGIGQIPTGHLADRIGRKPLIVYGMLVQSFGFVLALALIDRPLLAGVLSAVFLGIGTAMVYPALIASVSDHAHPAWRANALGTYRFWRDIGYAAGALVAGILADALGLNATVIAAAVLTALSGLFAARWMTEHRPAR; this is encoded by the coding sequence GTGAACGCCACTCCCACGACCGCCGGCTCCGCCGACGCGTCCGGGCGGCCGGTCCGCCTGGGCCTGCGCGAGAACTGGCTGCAGTTCACGCTGCTCGTGATCGTGAACGTCTGCGTCGGCGGCCTGGTCGGTCTGGAGCGTACGACGGTCCCGCTCATCGGCTCCGAGACGTTCGGCCTGACCAGCGACCTGGCCGTGTTCTCGTTCATCATCGCCTTCGGCCTGACCAAGGCGATGACCAACCTCGCCGCCGGGGCGCTGACGGCCCGCTTCCGCCGCAAGCGGCTTCTGCTGACGGGCTGGTTGCTCGGCATCCCGGTGCCCTTCGTCCTGGCCTGGGCTCCCTCGTGGGGCTGGATCGTCGCCGCGAACGTGCTGCTCGGCCTCAACCAGGGCCTGACCTGGTCGATGACCGTCAACATGAAGATCGACCTCGTCGGTCCCGCCCGCCGGGGCCTGGCCACCGGCCTCAACGAAGCGGCCGGCTACACCGCGGTCGGCGTCACGGCGCTGCTCACCGGCTACCTCGCCACCGCGTACGGCCTGCGCCCGGTCCCCGAACTCATCGGCGTCGTCTTCGTAGCCGCCGGACTCGGCCTCTCTCTGGTCGTCCGCGATACGGCGGCCCACGTCGCCCTCGAACTCGCCCGGCACACCAAGCCGTTGCCCGGCGACGAGGACACCGGTCTGAAGGCCACCTTCGCCCGCACCTCCTGGCAGCACCGCTCCCTGCGCGGCGCCAGCCAGGCCGGCCTGGTCAACAACCTCAACGACGGTCTGACCTGGGGCGTCTTCCCCCTGCTCTTCACCGAGCATGGCCTCGGCCTCGCGGCCGTCGGTCTGATCAAGGGGCTCTACCCGATCCTGTGGGGCATCGGCCAGATCCCCACCGGCCACCTCGCCGACCGCATCGGCCGCAAACCTCTGATCGTCTACGGCATGCTCGTGCAGTCCTTCGGTTTCGTCCTGGCCCTCGCCCTCATCGACCGGCCGCTACTCGCCGGGGTCCTCTCCGCGGTGTTCCTCGGCATCGGCACCGCCATGGTCTACCCGGCCCTGATCGCCTCCGTCTCCGACCACGCCCACCCCGCGTGGCGAGCCAACGCCCTCGGCACCTACCGCTTCTGGCGCGACATCGGCTACGCGGCGGGCGCCCTGGTGGCCGGCATCCTGGCCGACGCCCTCGGCCTGAACGCCACCGTCATCGCAGCCGCCGTCCTCACGGCCCTCTCCGGACTGTTCGCGGCGCGCTGGATGACCGAGCACCGCCCCGCTCGCTGA